In Polyangiaceae bacterium, the DNA window GGCGTGGGCACCGCCGTGGCCCTGGGACGCGGCGGTGAGAGCGGCGACGTCGTCTTCGGATGGCTGTCGTCGGATGGTTCCCGCGGCACGGATCTCGGTCGCCTCGCCGTCGGCCAGCGTCGTGTCGGCGCTCCGGCGGTCGCAGCGGGCGACGGCGGAGCGCTCACGGTGTTCGCTGCTCATGGAACGGGCGAACCGTGGTCGCTGTACGCCGCCCTGGCGAAGCCTGGCAAGCTACCCGTCACCACCGTGCGCCTCGAGCCCGGGGACGTTCCCGCGAACCAGCGCGGGCCCGTCGTCGCGGCGCTACCGAGCGGCGGGTTCCTGCTCGCGTGGCGTGAAGGTCGCCGGCTGCGCGCGCGACCCCTGGACGCCGCCCTCCGCGCCACGGGTCCCATCGTGGAGATCGCAAATGACATCGATCTGGTGCCGGCGCCCGGCGCCCTCGGTGTCCGCCACGACCGCGTGCTGTCGCTCTATGGCGTACGCTCCGGCAATGCCACGGAGCTGTGGGGTGCGGTTCTGAGCTGTTCCTGAGCCAGGGTTTCCCCGCACCGGCGGCGACGCTACGCTAGCGACCGACATGGCCATCGCCTTCACTCTCAACGGCCGGACCATCGACGCCGGTGACGCGGATCCCCATCAGCCTCTGTTGCACTTCCTGCGAGGTCGCGGCCTCACCGGCACCAAGGAGGGCTGCGCCGAGGGCGAGTGCGGCGCCTGCGCCGTGGTGCTCGTCACGCGAGACGCAGAGGGGCGCGCGCGCTATCAGCCGGTCAACAGCTGCCTCTTGCTGTTGGGCTCCGTCGCCGGCCACGAGGTGCTGAGCGTGGAGGGTCTGGCCCAGGGCGGCGAGCTCCACCCGGTGCAGGAGGCGATGGTGAAGCATGGCGGCTCACAGTGTGGCTACTGCACACCGGGCTTCGTGATGAGCCTGTTCGCCGAGTACCACCGGCCAGGGCGCGAAGCGTTCGACCTGGAAGCCATTTCTGGAAACCTGTGCCGCTGCACCGGCTACCGACCGATCCGTGACGCCGCGGCCTCACTGCCGATGGCCCCCGCGGAAGATCCCTTCCAAGCGCGCCTGAAGGCGCCGCCGCCGGAGCTCGCTCTCGTCGAGCTCGCAAACGGCAAGAGCTACTTTCGCCCCACCGCCCTCGCCGACGTGTTTCGGCTGCAGCAGGCGCACCCGGCCGCGCGCCTGGTGGCCGGCGGCACCGACGTGGTGGTCGACATGAACCAGCGAGGCCTGCGCTTCGACGGCGTCATCTCCCTGGAGAACGTGGCGGAGCTCCTAGGCCTGGAGTGGGGCGACAGCGAGGTTCGCATCGGCGCCGGCGTGTCCCTCAGCGACGTGGAGCACTTCGTTCAGGGTCGGCTGCCGATGTTGGAGCAGCTCTTGCCGCTGTTCTCCTCGCGGCTCATTCGCAATCGCGCCACCTTCGGCGGCAACCTCGCCACGGCGTCCCCCATCGGCGACGGCCCCCCGGCGCTCTTGGCGCTCGACGCAGAGGTCGAGATCGAAAGCGCCAAGGGCGCGCGGCGGGTGCCGCTGGCGAGCTTCTTCAAAGGCTATCGCAAGACCGAGCTCGGCACTGGAGAGGTGCTGAAGAGCATTTTCGTCCCGCTGCCCCTCCCTCGGCATCAACGCTTCTACAAGGTGAGCAAGCGGAAGCTGGACGACATCTCCACCGTGGCGGCGGCCTTCGCCCTCACCACCGGGAAGAACGCCACCATCGAGAGCGTGCGCCTGGCCTTCGGCGGCGTGGCGGCCACGCCGGTGCGAGCCACCGAGGCCGAACGTGCGCTCACGGGCAAACCGTGGAATACCGAAAGCGTGGTGGCAGCGGCGGCGATCCTGTCCCGCTCGTTTTCGCCCATCGACGATCACCGCGGCAGCGCCGCCTACCGGCGCGCGATGATCAGCGAGCTGTTTCGCAAGTTCGCCGCAGACACGCAGGGAGGTGCAACGTGAAAGCACTGGGGTCGGCCATTTCTCACGAGAGCGCGCGCGGGCACGTGACCGGCGATGCCTTGTACACGGACGACTTGGCCCTACGGCATCCCGGCGCGCT includes these proteins:
- the xdhA gene encoding xanthine dehydrogenase small subunit; this translates as MAIAFTLNGRTIDAGDADPHQPLLHFLRGRGLTGTKEGCAEGECGACAVVLVTRDAEGRARYQPVNSCLLLLGSVAGHEVLSVEGLAQGGELHPVQEAMVKHGGSQCGYCTPGFVMSLFAEYHRPGREAFDLEAISGNLCRCTGYRPIRDAAASLPMAPAEDPFQARLKAPPPELALVELANGKSYFRPTALADVFRLQQAHPAARLVAGGTDVVVDMNQRGLRFDGVISLENVAELLGLEWGDSEVRIGAGVSLSDVEHFVQGRLPMLEQLLPLFSSRLIRNRATFGGNLATASPIGDGPPALLALDAEVEIESAKGARRVPLASFFKGYRKTELGTGEVLKSIFVPLPLPRHQRFYKVSKRKLDDISTVAAAFALTTGKNATIESVRLAFGGVAATPVRATEAERALTGKPWNTESVVAAAAILSRSFSPIDDHRGSAAYRRAMISELFRKFAADTQGGAT